A genomic stretch from Thauera sp. GDN1 includes:
- a CDS encoding formate dehydrogenase subunit alpha, with product MLTRKSATAATGARRLRGAAARQLGQTMDRRAFLKRSGLGVGAGVLATQLPYNFIGAADAAAPAGASRAEGKAEVRRTVCTHCSVGCASDAIVRNGVWVHQEPVFDSPINLGSHCAKGAALREHGHGEYRLKYPMKLVDGKYQKISWEEALNEVGDRLLKIREESGADAVYWIGSSKHNNEQAYLLRKFVSFWGTNNCDHQARICHSTTVAGVANTWGYGAMTNSYNDMQNAKAMLFIGSNAAEAHPVSLLHILHAKENGAKMIVVDPRFTRTAAKANQYIRIRSGTDVPFLFGLLYHIFQNGWEDKQYIDDRVFGMDKIREEVLAKWTPDKVEEACGVPEDQMLLAARTMAENRPSTIVWCMGQTQHSIGNAMVRASCILQLALGNIGKAGGGANIFRGHDNVQGATDIGPNPDSLPGYYGLATGSWKHWCNVWGVDYEWVKGRYASQELMEKSGITVSRWIDGVLENKDLIDQPAGNLRAVVYWGHAPNSQTRGAEMVEAMKKLDTLVVIDPYPSATAAMAAMVRKDGVYLLPACTQFETVGSATASNRSLQWREKVIEPLFESKPDHTIMYAFAKKFGWAEQFVKNIKVEKDAQGWDEPSIEDTLREINRGTWTIGYTGQSPERLKLHMKNMHTFDVKTLKAVGGPCDGEYFGLPWPCYGTPEMKHPGTPNLYDTSKHVMDGGGNFRANFGVEKDGVSLLAGEGSASKGADLQMGYPEFDHVLLKKLGWWDELTEAEKAAAEGKNWKTDPSGGIIRVAMVNHGCHPFGNAKARAVVWNFPDPVPQHREPIYSPRPDLVAKYPTHDDKMKFWRLPTLYKSMQEKVKDISKDYPLVMTSGRLVEYEGGGEETRSNPWLAELQQEMFAEVNPKDANDAGFRNGEYIWVESPTKARLKVRAQVTQRVAPGTVFLPFHFSGWWQGEDMLKYYPEGAAPVVRGEAVNTATTYGYDSVTMMQETKTTLCRVSKA from the coding sequence ATGTTGACCAGGAAATCCGCGACCGCCGCCACCGGCGCGCGTCGCCTGCGCGGCGCCGCCGCCCGCCAGCTCGGCCAGACCATGGACCGCCGCGCCTTCCTCAAGCGCTCCGGCCTGGGCGTGGGCGCCGGCGTGCTCGCCACCCAGCTGCCCTACAACTTCATCGGCGCCGCCGATGCCGCCGCGCCCGCAGGCGCCTCGCGCGCCGAGGGCAAGGCCGAGGTGCGCCGCACCGTCTGCACCCACTGTTCGGTGGGTTGTGCCAGCGACGCGATCGTGCGCAACGGCGTGTGGGTGCACCAGGAGCCGGTGTTCGACTCGCCGATCAACCTCGGTTCGCACTGCGCCAAGGGCGCGGCCCTGCGCGAGCACGGCCACGGCGAATACCGCCTGAAGTACCCGATGAAGCTGGTCGACGGCAAGTACCAGAAGATCTCGTGGGAAGAGGCGCTGAACGAGGTCGGCGACCGCCTGCTGAAGATCCGCGAGGAGTCCGGCGCCGACGCGGTGTACTGGATCGGCTCCTCCAAGCACAACAACGAGCAGGCCTACCTGCTGCGCAAGTTCGTCTCATTCTGGGGCACCAACAACTGCGACCACCAGGCGCGCATCTGCCACTCCACCACCGTGGCGGGCGTGGCGAACACCTGGGGTTACGGCGCGATGACGAACTCCTACAACGACATGCAGAACGCCAAGGCGATGCTGTTCATCGGCTCGAATGCGGCCGAGGCGCACCCGGTGTCGTTGCTGCACATCCTGCACGCCAAGGAAAACGGCGCGAAGATGATCGTCGTCGATCCGCGCTTCACCCGCACCGCGGCCAAGGCCAACCAGTACATCCGCATCCGTTCGGGCACCGACGTGCCCTTCCTGTTCGGCCTGCTGTACCACATCTTCCAGAACGGCTGGGAAGACAAGCAGTACATCGACGACCGCGTCTTCGGCATGGACAAGATCCGCGAGGAGGTGCTCGCCAAGTGGACGCCGGACAAGGTCGAGGAGGCCTGCGGCGTGCCCGAGGACCAGATGCTGCTGGCCGCGCGCACCATGGCCGAGAACCGCCCGAGCACCATCGTCTGGTGCATGGGCCAGACCCAGCACTCGATCGGCAACGCCATGGTGCGCGCCTCCTGCATCCTTCAACTCGCGCTCGGCAACATCGGCAAGGCGGGCGGTGGCGCCAACATCTTCCGCGGCCACGACAACGTGCAGGGCGCGACCGACATCGGTCCCAACCCCGACTCGCTTCCCGGCTACTACGGCCTGGCGACCGGCTCGTGGAAGCACTGGTGCAATGTGTGGGGCGTGGACTACGAGTGGGTGAAGGGCCGCTACGCCTCGCAGGAGCTGATGGAGAAGTCCGGCATCACCGTGTCGCGCTGGATCGACGGCGTGCTGGAGAACAAGGACCTCATCGACCAGCCCGCCGGCAACCTGCGCGCGGTGGTGTACTGGGGCCATGCCCCCAACTCGCAGACCCGCGGCGCCGAGATGGTCGAGGCGATGAAGAAGCTCGACACGCTGGTGGTGATCGATCCCTATCCGTCGGCGACCGCGGCGATGGCGGCCATGGTCCGCAAGGACGGCGTCTACCTGTTGCCGGCCTGCACCCAGTTCGAGACCGTCGGCTCCGCGACCGCCTCGAACCGCTCGCTGCAGTGGCGCGAGAAGGTCATCGAGCCGCTGTTCGAGTCCAAGCCCGACCACACCATCATGTACGCCTTCGCCAAGAAGTTCGGCTGGGCCGAGCAGTTCGTGAAGAACATCAAGGTGGAGAAGGATGCCCAGGGCTGGGACGAACCGAGCATCGAGGACACGCTGCGCGAGATCAACCGCGGCACGTGGACCATCGGCTACACCGGGCAGTCGCCCGAGCGCCTCAAGCTGCACATGAAGAACATGCACACCTTCGACGTGAAGACGCTGAAGGCGGTGGGTGGTCCCTGCGACGGCGAATACTTCGGCCTGCCGTGGCCGTGCTATGGCACGCCCGAGATGAAGCACCCGGGCACGCCCAACCTCTACGACACTTCCAAGCACGTCATGGACGGCGGCGGCAACTTCCGCGCCAACTTCGGCGTCGAGAAGGACGGCGTGTCGCTGCTCGCCGGCGAAGGCTCGGCCTCCAAGGGCGCCGACCTGCAGATGGGCTACCCCGAGTTCGACCACGTGCTGCTGAAGAAGCTGGGCTGGTGGGACGAGCTCACCGAGGCCGAGAAGGCCGCGGCCGAGGGCAAGAACTGGAAGACCGACCCCTCGGGCGGGATCATTCGCGTCGCCATGGTCAACCACGGCTGCCACCCCTTCGGCAACGCCAAGGCGCGCGCGGTGGTGTGGAACTTCCCCGACCCCGTCCCGCAGCACCGCGAGCCGATCTACTCGCCGCGTCCGGACCTGGTCGCCAAGTACCCGACCCACGACGACAAGATGAAGTTCTGGCGCCTGCCCACCCTGTACAAGTCGATGCAGGAGAAGGTGAAGGACATCTCCAAGGACTACCCGCTGGTGATGACCTCCGGCCGCCTGGTCGAGTACGAGGGCGGTGGCGAGGAAACCCGCTCCAACCCCTGGCTGGCCGAACTGCAGCAGGAGATGTTCGCCGAGGTGAACCCCAAGGACGCCAACGACGCCGGCTTCCGCAACGGCGAGTACATCTGGGTCGAGTCGCCCACCAAGGCCCGCCTCAAGGTGCGCGCCCAGGTCACCCAGCGCGTGGCGCCGGGCACGGTGTTCCTGCCCTTCCACTTCTCCGGCTGGTGGCAGGGCGAGGACATGCTGAAGTACTACCCCGAGGGCGCGGCGCCGGTCGTGCGCGGCGAGGCGGTCAACACCGCCACCACCTACGGCTACGACTCGGTGACCATGATGCAGGAAACCAAGACCACCCTGTGCCGCGTGAGCAAGGCCTGA
- a CDS encoding 4Fe-4S binding protein, producing MSDSLKPSSRVHLCDCNRSFALDAERLAPAICHHALCGAELPALEAALARGQTVHVACTQESALFGELAEAQGAGERIRFFNLRENAGWSAESAVATPKLAALIAAATTLADPEPVPAVQMSAGRSLLIVGEAGAALGWAERLAGSFEPAVLITARTPDVELPAVNAYPVWSGRPVRLSGHLGAFDLEWTQENPIDLESCVRCNACVKACPEGAIGWDLQVDVDACRSHRACVAACGEIGAIDFARADAARRERFDLVLDLSAEPLLHRVELPDGYAAPGRDPFEQALAVQALGEFVGEFEKPRYVAFEAGLCAHSRAKKSGCTNCIEACSTEAIRSSGDVIAVDPYLCKGCGTCSTVCPSGALSFQFPRVPELGQRVKTLLAEYARAGGTDACVLFHSAEAGTATIARLARRGRGLPARVIPVEVWSADAVGLDLMLGSLALGACQVAVLAAGSHDAAPLKAQAGHGQTILGALGYVGEHLRVIEADAEDWRTLETALHDWVPATGVAEPARFQLLAKKRETLDFALRHLVAHAPAAATPAGLPAAIALKPGAPFGQVIASDACTLCMSCTGACPAGALRAASDAYRLEFVEKNCLQCGLCEASCPESAITLEPRLLPGEYGKEGARRARTLREADIFHCVSCGTAMGAAPLIESMIARLSGHSMFAGEAERARLRMCADCRVIDMMKAGSAVNAWDLSE from the coding sequence ATGTCCGACAGCCTCAAGCCGAGTTCCCGGGTTCATCTCTGCGACTGCAATCGCAGCTTCGCGCTCGACGCCGAGCGCCTGGCGCCGGCGATCTGCCATCACGCCCTGTGCGGGGCCGAGCTGCCGGCACTCGAAGCCGCGCTCGCCCGCGGGCAGACCGTGCATGTCGCCTGTACGCAGGAAAGCGCACTGTTCGGCGAGCTCGCCGAGGCGCAGGGCGCCGGCGAACGCATCCGCTTCTTCAACCTGCGCGAGAACGCCGGCTGGTCGGCGGAGTCGGCCGTCGCGACGCCCAAGCTCGCCGCGCTGATCGCCGCCGCGACCACGCTGGCCGACCCCGAGCCGGTGCCCGCGGTGCAGATGAGCGCCGGGCGCAGCCTGCTGATCGTCGGCGAGGCGGGCGCGGCGCTGGGCTGGGCGGAGCGCCTGGCCGGCAGCTTCGAGCCGGCGGTGCTGATCACCGCCCGCACGCCGGATGTCGAGCTGCCGGCGGTCAATGCGTATCCGGTGTGGTCGGGCCGGCCGGTGAGGCTTTCCGGCCACCTCGGCGCCTTCGACCTCGAATGGACGCAGGAGAACCCGATCGACCTCGAGTCGTGCGTGCGCTGCAACGCCTGCGTCAAGGCCTGTCCCGAGGGCGCGATCGGCTGGGACCTGCAGGTCGACGTCGACGCCTGTCGCAGCCACCGCGCCTGCGTCGCCGCCTGTGGCGAGATCGGCGCGATCGATTTCGCGCGCGCCGACGCTGCGCGCCGCGAGCGCTTCGACCTCGTGCTGGACCTCTCGGCCGAGCCGCTGCTGCACCGCGTCGAACTGCCCGACGGCTACGCCGCGCCGGGACGCGATCCCTTCGAGCAGGCGCTCGCGGTGCAGGCGCTGGGCGAGTTCGTCGGCGAGTTCGAGAAGCCGCGCTACGTCGCCTTCGAGGCCGGGCTGTGCGCGCACAGCCGGGCGAAGAAGAGCGGGTGCACGAACTGCATCGAGGCCTGTTCCACCGAAGCGATCCGCTCCAGCGGCGATGTGATCGCGGTCGACCCCTACCTGTGCAAGGGCTGCGGCACCTGCAGCACGGTGTGCCCCTCGGGCGCGCTGTCCTTCCAGTTTCCGCGCGTCCCGGAGCTCGGCCAGCGCGTGAAGACCCTGCTCGCCGAGTATGCCCGCGCCGGCGGCACCGACGCCTGCGTGCTGTTCCATTCCGCCGAGGCCGGCACCGCGACCATCGCCCGCCTGGCGCGCCGCGGCCGTGGCCTGCCGGCGCGGGTGATCCCGGTCGAGGTGTGGAGCGCGGATGCGGTCGGGCTGGACCTGATGCTTGGCAGCCTCGCGCTCGGCGCATGCCAGGTGGCGGTGCTCGCCGCCGGCAGCCATGACGCCGCGCCGTTGAAGGCCCAGGCCGGCCACGGCCAGACCATCCTCGGGGCACTCGGCTACGTCGGCGAGCACCTGCGCGTGATCGAGGCCGATGCCGAGGACTGGCGGACGCTCGAAACCGCGCTCCACGACTGGGTGCCGGCGACCGGCGTCGCCGAGCCGGCGCGCTTCCAGCTGCTGGCGAAGAAGCGCGAGACGCTGGACTTCGCGCTGCGCCACCTGGTCGCCCACGCGCCCGCGGCCGCCACGCCCGCCGGGCTGCCGGCGGCGATCGCGCTCAAACCCGGCGCGCCCTTCGGCCAGGTGATCGCCTCCGATGCCTGCACCCTCTGCATGTCCTGTACCGGCGCCTGTCCGGCCGGCGCTCTGCGTGCCGCCAGCGACGCCTACCGTCTCGAGTTCGTCGAGAAGAACTGCCTGCAGTGCGGGCTGTGCGAGGCCTCCTGTCCGGAGTCCGCGATCACGCTCGAGCCGCGCCTGCTGCCCGGCGAGTACGGCAAGGAAGGTGCCCGCCGCGCACGCACGCTGCGCGAGGCCGACATCTTCCATTGCGTGTCCTGTGGCACGGCCATGGGGGCCGCGCCGCTGATCGAATCCATGATCGCCCGCCTGTCCGGCCACTCGATGTTCGCCGGCGAGGCCGAGCGTGCGCGCCTGCGCATGTGCGCCGACTGCCGGGTGATCGACATGATGAAGGCCGGATCCGCCGTGAATGCCTGGGACCTGAGCGAATGA
- a CDS encoding THUMP domain-containing protein, whose translation MAETFFSPCPRGLESLLADELTALGARAAQAVHGGVGWQGDWAACQRANLESRLATRVMWRVAQGRYRAEVDIYKLAYSVTWAKWFTADDTIRIYVTAQKSPLKSLEFITLRVKDAVCDHFRTVAGRRPSVDTANPAVRIHLFLTADIATLYIDTSGEPLYKRGYKPAAVEAPLKENLAAGILRLTGWQPGEALVDPMCGSGTFLIEAAQMALDIAPGLGRGFAFERLRIHDRASWAALRRAAEQRRKPARVLQIFGSDIVGEWVRRSRLNLDAAGLADCVRLDRADVLERTPPAAEGVMVANPPYGVRIGEAEELAAFYPKLGDALKQRWGGWRCYLFTADTALPKLIGLKASRRTPLFNGALECRLYEYRMVAGSNRERAPQPQA comes from the coding sequence ATGGCCGAAACCTTCTTTTCTCCCTGTCCGCGCGGACTGGAAAGCCTGCTTGCCGACGAACTCACCGCGCTCGGTGCGCGCGCTGCGCAGGCGGTGCACGGCGGGGTGGGGTGGCAGGGCGACTGGGCGGCGTGCCAGCGCGCGAACCTGGAGAGCCGGCTCGCCACCCGGGTGATGTGGCGGGTGGCGCAGGGACGCTATCGGGCCGAGGTCGACATCTACAAGCTGGCCTACAGCGTGACCTGGGCGAAGTGGTTCACCGCCGACGACACCATCCGCATCTACGTCACCGCGCAGAAGTCGCCGCTGAAGAGCCTGGAATTCATCACGCTGCGGGTCAAGGATGCGGTGTGCGACCACTTCCGCACCGTCGCCGGGCGGCGCCCAAGCGTGGATACCGCCAACCCGGCGGTGCGCATCCACCTGTTCCTGACCGCCGACATCGCGACGCTGTACATCGACACCTCCGGCGAGCCGCTGTACAAGCGCGGCTACAAGCCGGCCGCGGTGGAGGCGCCGCTGAAGGAGAACCTGGCCGCCGGCATCCTGCGCCTGACCGGCTGGCAGCCGGGCGAGGCCCTGGTCGATCCGATGTGCGGCAGCGGCACCTTCCTGATCGAGGCCGCGCAGATGGCGCTCGACATCGCGCCCGGGCTGGGGCGCGGCTTCGCCTTCGAGCGCCTGCGCATCCACGACCGTGCGAGCTGGGCGGCGCTGCGGCGGGCGGCCGAGCAGCGGCGCAAGCCGGCGCGCGTGCTGCAGATCTTCGGCTCCGACATCGTCGGCGAATGGGTGCGGCGCAGCCGCCTGAACCTGGACGCCGCGGGCCTTGCCGACTGCGTGCGCCTCGACCGTGCCGACGTGCTCGAGCGTACGCCGCCGGCGGCGGAAGGGGTGATGGTGGCCAATCCGCCCTACGGGGTGCGCATCGGCGAGGCCGAGGAACTGGCGGCCTTCTACCCGAAGCTGGGCGATGCGCTCAAGCAGCGCTGGGGCGGCTGGCGCTGCTACCTGTTCACCGCCGACACCGCGCTGCCCAAGCTGATCGGGCTCAAGGCGAGCCGGCGCACGCCGCTGTTCAACGGCGCGCTCGAATGCCGGCTGTACGAATACCGCATGGTCGCGGGCAGCAACCGCGAGCGCGCGCCGCAGCCGCAGGCCTGA
- a CDS encoding DUF3305 domain-containing protein, whose protein sequence is MKEFPIAVIMERRRLNNPWVDAAWEAVGVVPAFDDPDPAPRRIVDEAERSQWRMGGFVLELFRDEAENYFANVTAPIPKVFVMWRMDEELPRPAAVSVSYGEAARWLDSGEQVDGVAMPREIADWVGDFVNTHYKPEPKKKVRRNDPLGLDRRRT, encoded by the coding sequence ATGAAAGAATTTCCGATCGCGGTGATCATGGAGCGCCGCCGCCTGAACAATCCCTGGGTCGACGCCGCCTGGGAGGCGGTCGGGGTGGTGCCGGCCTTCGACGACCCCGATCCCGCGCCGCGCCGCATCGTGGACGAGGCCGAGCGCAGTCAGTGGCGCATGGGCGGCTTCGTGCTCGAACTGTTCCGCGACGAGGCCGAGAACTACTTCGCCAACGTCACCGCACCCATCCCCAAGGTGTTCGTGATGTGGCGCATGGACGAGGAGCTGCCGCGGCCGGCGGCGGTGTCGGTGAGCTACGGCGAGGCGGCGCGCTGGCTGGATTCGGGCGAGCAGGTCGATGGCGTCGCGATGCCGCGCGAGATCGCCGACTGGGTGGGCGACTTCGTCAATACGCACTACAAGCCCGAGCCGAAGAAGAAGGTCAGGCGCAACGATCCCCTCGGCCTGGACCGGAGGCGCACATGA
- a CDS encoding molecular chaperone TorD family protein: protein MSEAISIQPQPTWSDEDRARAEHYALIARLFHAAPDAALLAALAQAGQTLGGDQGDLPRAWAALGVATRAMPLQAVVDEFDALFVSVGKPEVMCNGSWYLTGFLQEEPLADLRDDLAELGLGRRPGVTETEDHIAALAEVMRHLVLTGPDEAGLARQRQFFGRHLAPWYAQFAGALAAAPGADFYARVGGLLAAFMDIERQAFDMLEAEAR, encoded by the coding sequence ATGAGCGAAGCAATCTCCATCCAGCCGCAGCCGACCTGGTCGGACGAGGACCGCGCGCGCGCCGAGCACTACGCGCTGATCGCGCGCCTGTTCCACGCCGCGCCCGATGCCGCGCTGCTGGCGGCGCTCGCGCAGGCCGGGCAGACCCTCGGCGGCGATCAGGGCGACCTGCCGCGCGCCTGGGCGGCGCTCGGCGTCGCGACGCGGGCGATGCCGCTGCAGGCGGTGGTCGACGAGTTCGATGCGCTGTTCGTGTCGGTGGGCAAGCCCGAGGTGATGTGCAACGGCTCCTGGTACCTGACCGGTTTCCTGCAGGAAGAGCCGCTCGCCGACCTGCGCGACGATCTCGCCGAGCTCGGCCTGGGTCGCCGCCCGGGCGTCACCGAGACCGAGGACCACATCGCCGCGCTCGCCGAGGTCATGCGCCATCTGGTGCTGACCGGGCCTGACGAGGCCGGGCTGGCGCGCCAGCGGCAGTTCTTCGGCCGTCATCTTGCGCCCTGGTACGCGCAGTTCGCCGGCGCGCTGGCGGCGGCACCGGGGGCGGACTTCTACGCGAGGGTCGGCGGCCTGCTGGCGGCCTTCATGGACATCGAGCGCCAGGCGTTCGACATGCTGGAGGCGGAGGCGCGCTGA
- a CDS encoding DUF3306 domain-containing protein, protein MSGGFLGRWSRRKLAGAGKTLLADAPASGPLPTTVVGHGVAAASVSAAAEPAPAERDAGTPAAEAQLPPVEALTLDSDFTAFLKEEVSEALRRKALHKLFADPHFNRMDGLDVYIDDYSLPDPIPPEAMAKLQHAREWLMANEPEVDAEVAGSSAGQAAGARPAGDEGAMPDAPGGVGADARPADEPAKEPGAGRGAELADEHGPGPTAAGREPWHGPGAAATDDASEPAAGASGACVQGKDDRRRTGGAMQGGDDVLSVATASAGCAPIRSRQKAP, encoded by the coding sequence ATGAGCGGTGGTTTTCTGGGGCGCTGGTCGCGGCGCAAGCTGGCTGGCGCCGGCAAGACGCTGCTGGCCGATGCGCCCGCGTCGGGTCCGCTGCCGACGACCGTGGTCGGGCACGGCGTCGCCGCCGCCTCGGTTTCCGCCGCGGCGGAGCCGGCCCCGGCGGAGCGCGATGCCGGGACGCCCGCCGCCGAGGCGCAATTGCCGCCGGTCGAGGCCCTGACGCTCGATTCCGACTTCACCGCCTTCCTGAAGGAGGAGGTGAGCGAGGCGTTGCGGCGCAAGGCCCTGCACAAGCTGTTCGCCGACCCCCATTTCAACCGCATGGACGGGCTCGACGTCTATATCGACGACTATTCGCTGCCCGACCCGATCCCGCCCGAGGCCATGGCCAAGCTCCAGCACGCGCGCGAGTGGCTGATGGCGAACGAGCCGGAGGTCGATGCGGAGGTGGCGGGTTCGTCCGCCGGACAGGCCGCGGGCGCGCGACCGGCAGGGGACGAGGGGGCCATGCCCGATGCGCCGGGGGGCGTAGGTGCAGACGCCCGGCCGGCGGACGAGCCGGCTAAGGAGCCTGGCGCCGGGCGTGGCGCGGAGCTTGCGGATGAACACGGCCCGGGGCCGACCGCGGCGGGCCGCGAACCATGGCACGGGCCGGGTGCAGCTGCGACCGACGACGCCTCCGAACCTGCTGCCGGAGCGAGCGGGGCGTGCGTGCAAGGGAAGGACGACCGTCGCCGTACGGGCGGTGCGATGCAGGGCGGAGACGATGTGCTGTCCGTTGCCACCGCTTCCGCCGGATGCGCGCCGATCCGGTCGCGACAAAAAGCGCCCTGA
- a CDS encoding formate dehydrogenase subunit gamma, whose protein sequence is MTTQAMRVRHGGWLAVLLLALMLWAAALPLQAAEPPPGSSAADQAQRQVERPLNNAPVWRAVRSGEEHFTLSRSPEAGVLIQSEGNTWRQLRNGPVTLYGGWLLILVPSAILLFWLVRGTMKLHGAKTGRKMLRFSGFERFVHWGTAISFLLLAVTGLAILFGKHVLLPLIGHDGLGLLLNAGKLVHNYVGPLFGIFVVLMFFAFLRDNVWRPIDAEWIRRAGGLLDGSHVPSGRFNFGEKTWFWFGVTFLGLTVAISGLIMDFPNLGEWTRTDMQTANIVHAIGALLMLALAFGHIYMGTLGAEGAYEAMKTGYVDETWAREHHEQWYHDIKAGKSGRP, encoded by the coding sequence ATGACGACACAAGCGATGCGGGTGCGGCACGGCGGCTGGCTGGCCGTGCTGCTGCTCGCGCTCATGCTGTGGGCGGCGGCGCTGCCGCTGCAGGCGGCCGAGCCGCCGCCCGGCAGCAGCGCGGCGGACCAGGCCCAGCGCCAGGTCGAGCGTCCGCTCAACAACGCACCGGTGTGGCGGGCAGTGCGCTCGGGTGAGGAACACTTCACCCTTTCGCGCAGCCCCGAGGCCGGCGTGCTGATCCAGAGCGAAGGCAACACCTGGCGCCAGCTGCGCAACGGCCCGGTCACGCTCTACGGCGGCTGGCTGCTGATCCTGGTGCCTTCGGCCATCCTGCTGTTCTGGCTGGTCAGGGGCACGATGAAGCTGCACGGCGCCAAGACCGGGCGCAAGATGCTGCGCTTCTCGGGCTTCGAGCGCTTCGTGCACTGGGGTACGGCGATCAGCTTCCTGCTGCTCGCGGTCACCGGGCTGGCGATCCTGTTCGGCAAGCACGTGCTGCTGCCGCTGATCGGCCACGATGGCCTGGGCCTGCTGCTCAACGCCGGCAAGCTGGTGCACAACTACGTCGGTCCGCTGTTCGGGATCTTCGTGGTGCTGATGTTCTTCGCCTTCCTGCGCGACAACGTCTGGCGGCCGATCGACGCGGAGTGGATCCGCCGCGCCGGCGGCCTGCTCGACGGCAGTCACGTGCCCTCCGGGCGCTTCAATTTCGGCGAGAAGACCTGGTTCTGGTTCGGCGTCACCTTCCTCGGCCTCACGGTGGCGATCTCCGGCCTGATCATGGACTTCCCGAACCTGGGCGAGTGGACGCGCACCGACATGCAGACCGCGAACATCGTCCATGCCATCGGCGCGCTCCTGATGCTGGCGCTGGCCTTCGGCCACATCTACATGGGCACGCTCGGCGCCGAAGGCGCCTACGAGGCGATGAAGACCGGCTACGTCGACGAGACCTGGGCGCGCGAGCACCACGAGCAGTGGTACCACGACATCAAGGCGGGCAAGTCCGGGCGTCCCTGA
- the fdh3B gene encoding formate dehydrogenase FDH3 subunit beta, with protein sequence MGRMKFLCDAERCIECNGCVTACKNEHEVPWGVNRRRVVTMNDGVPGERSISVACMHCSDAPCMAVCPTDCFYKTEDGVVLHDKDKCIGCGYCFYACPFGAPQFPNGPAAFGARGKMDKCTFCAGGPEETGSAAEYEKYGSNRLADGKLPLCAEMCSTKALIAGDADVVANIFRERVLRRGGGAEVWGWDAAYGGGEHKQERKQERKREGQS encoded by the coding sequence ATGGGACGCATGAAATTCCTGTGTGACGCCGAGCGCTGCATCGAGTGCAACGGCTGCGTCACCGCGTGCAAGAACGAGCACGAGGTGCCCTGGGGCGTGAACCGCCGCCGGGTGGTGACGATGAACGACGGCGTGCCGGGCGAGCGCTCGATCTCGGTCGCCTGCATGCACTGCTCGGACGCGCCGTGCATGGCGGTGTGCCCGACCGACTGCTTCTACAAGACCGAAGACGGTGTGGTGCTCCATGACAAGGACAAGTGCATCGGCTGCGGTTACTGCTTCTACGCCTGTCCGTTCGGCGCGCCGCAGTTCCCCAACGGCCCGGCGGCCTTCGGCGCGCGCGGCAAGATGGACAAGTGCACTTTCTGCGCCGGCGGCCCCGAGGAGACCGGTTCGGCCGCCGAGTACGAGAAGTACGGCTCCAACCGCCTCGCCGACGGCAAGCTGCCGCTGTGCGCCGAGATGTGCTCGACCAAGGCGCTGATCGCCGGCGATGCCGACGTGGTCGCGAACATCTTCCGCGAGCGCGTGCTGCGTCGCGGCGGCGGCGCCGAGGTGTGGGGCTGGGATGCCGCCTACGGTGGCGGCGAGCACAAGCAGGAACGCAAGCAGGAACGCAAGCGGGAGGGCCAGTCATGA